The following nucleotide sequence is from Anguilla rostrata isolate EN2019 chromosome 3, ASM1855537v3, whole genome shotgun sequence.
tttactaaatctgatcatataaatgttttgacgtgaatgacaagacaacacaggaattcccaatggttaattacggattatttattattattatgatcattacatattcttcgtgaaattggcacgcttgttgaccaagcaaataaattaatacagtttgagattgattgttatgcaggctacgttgcgatttaagtttatggtaattcttgaaagcgtttgctttctcacgtatttacgaggtaacgaaatattaccaaattaacagaatgaaaaaggtctctcaccaagtattcacttaacccataatcaaaagtcctgaacaaacgtgaaatacacgatgtaagcccactgcagactgcgagagctactgggaatatatagcttttacgcaagcctttgcgcgacacaaacggaaccagtggagacaccctacgcgtcgcgtcgtgctgcttcgccctgctgtttacgcgacgcttacgcgacgcgtgcggtgggtgcccggcgtaaggCTCCGACAGTCTGCGCGCGTTTACACACAACTGACGTCCGTTATAGGATTAAAAGGGATGCGGCGGGCATTGCTTTGTTCTGCGTCGCGCTCAAATGAAGCTTAACGACACTGAACTAATTGTCCCGGAGACTGGAACAAATTTGATTAAGACCTTAACCCTTCACAGCCAGACGAGCTTGCGGATAACCGAGATCGCTGTTTCAGGGCTCTGCCGCGCGCGCAGAAAGTATCCCGAAACATCTCTGTAAACATGAGTTAAATTCTACGCTTTAACTTTGCCTCTGTGCAGTCAAGGCTTGTAGCAGAGAGGGaaacttgatttttttccctcatagGTTTTACATTTGCGGTTTTCTGATTAAgagcacaaacattttttttttctgaaggagTGTCTGTTGACATGGATTTTGTCAAGCCAGCAAAACTTTGCTGCATCGTGCTGTTGTTCACGTACATAGCAGAGCGACCAAAAACCACAGCctagcagaaagaaaaaagaaaacaggaaaaataaaaatatacaaatgctgttattatgttaatatatatCTTTAAAGGCAGGAAGAAAAGGCTGTGTCATAACTGAACATTCATCTTTTGGTTGGAGCCTCAAAACATTAAACAGAGCAATTTAATTTGGTTATAAAATAACCAggcaaattgaatttaaatgaacgTCACATAGCTTCAGTCAAAATTGAAATGCTTACACTGTGCCAAAGTGCCGACTGTGCATTCTTCTCAATATCTTTCTCATCTTCTCTACATACCCTACATACCTTTCTTTCAACTGTTCCCTTATgctttcttccttcctctccccttctctccattATTCCACATCTCCTTTCTCCACTTCCCTCGCTCCAGTCCTCTACGGCCTTCATCCTCACCTCTCCGTCTCGCTTTCCCCCCACCCGCGTTcacttcctctcctccacaccTCCCTTTTCATTCCATCCAAATGCATCACCCCATTTCTCCGGGCTCcccggcctcccccccccccccgtacgtAAAAATGCGCTCCTCACATcggtctctcctcctcttcctcccgcaGTTCTCCCCTGAGCTTCATGGGTGTGAAGGTCCTGCAGTGCTTTCCCTGGTACAGGCGCTGCAAAGAGAGGAACAAGGGGAGACAGAGCCTCCCGGAGGCAGGTGAGGGAACTGCGGCCTGGGGCAAATACACGGAGGCCGTCGGGGGGGTTAAAGGGCCAGGCTGGGGCATCATCTGACATCGAGGGTCAGCTGGCCTCTCAAGATACAATAGCAAATAAGAGCCCGCTTACTGCTTGTAAAACTGGCCACGCAACATTTCTGTATTCAAATATCACGCATTTGACTGTGAGGTGCAGCCGTGATGGGAACACTGTGAAACCGGGGAGAGGGCTTTGTGCAATAACATACCGTGAGGATCCCGAAAATTTATTTTCGCTTtggtttttctcccctctccacccGACCCGCAGCACCCGTCAGGGAGACGAAGCCCCGCCTGTCCTCCTCGGCCTCCtgggggagcgagggggaggtCGGCAGCGGCACGGGCGTGTACTTCTCCCAGAAGGCCCGGGTCTCGTTCAGGCACCAGATGGACAGCAACATCAACGCCATCGACGCCACctactgaccccgcccccccccgcgcaaCCCACCCCGGGCCCCCCTCGGCCCCACccaaaatgacatttcattaaCCGCCAGGAGATAGTTGGGGGGGGCAAAGCAAGAAGTAGTGTTTACATCATTACCAACAAGTGCATTCTTTTCTCCTTAttcgtttcttttttatttatcttttctgACTTTTGTGTCTCAAGTTTGGCTGCGAGCtaatgctgtcttttttttaaatacagagatCTGGGAGCTTATAATACCCGTTTGACCTGTTCTGTCAacaaaacatcattttaaattacatttcaccTTCTAGGAGGTAAACAACcatacctgaaaaaaaaaaaaaaaaaaaaaaacctaatcttAAATCTGTGCATTAGGTGTCTGTACACGAGGACATTTACATAATCGTGCAGAGGTGCATGCAAGACGAAAACACCTTCTTTGGCCCAATTTCACCTTCACGGCTTTTTGATGCAGGCAGTGACTGAACTGAAGAACAGGCACAGAGGACGGGTAGAACAGGGTATTTTATCGCCCAAACCGATGTTTGGACCCGTTCTTCTCAAGGGTTCCTAAACTCAATCCACTGAAAGGGTTGCAATAAATCATTTAACCTCCTTTATGATCCAGTCGTCAGAATCATGGCCGTGATTCAAGTGCTGTTTAATATgcgtacatttatttttgtagctaGGCTCGTAGCTAAGGGGACGTAAATGCTAAAGGGCTAACAAGCTTCTgcaaacatttcttttcttttcttttttttaagcaccTGGTCAATGCAATGTGTACTGAAGCAACGTTTTACAAAGCTGTTTCACTTAACAGTAGTGTTAGCTATTTTGGTCCAAGTGAACTTCACTTAACTTTTGGCTCCATTAACAATCTATTGCACTCCATTCTGATAATGGAGATTCATTTGGTCAGAAATAATTTGGAAGAGCATCTTAATCTTTTACACCAGCAAGGATGGTTAAAATCCCTATGAACcataccccccaaaaaaacaaaataaaactgaccaCCTGATTGTGTTACAATGCCAATAGCCTAATAAAATGGACTCGAAAATTAAGCTGAGTAGtgagaaaaatgtatatttttataaagcgcattctaaaatgttttatcaACCGGAAATACTCCTGAATTGTTACTGGCCACTCTCATTGTAAATACTTTTTGTGTTGTAATGTAACGATAAAATGTGCTAaccaaacaataataaaacaatgctgAAGGAGTCATTTCTGAGTAAAGTAGTTCCAGATTGGCTGTCTGGTCTTGCACACGGGACACACTCAGGCTTTGATTGGCCGAAATGACATGACACATTCCGGAAGACCAGTGACATCCGCGCTGGACACAGGAAGAAATGGAAAATAGTCAACTAGCCTCACCCTTTCTGTCCAGATATTCCAACTCTCCCTCATCCCCTCTTCTGGATTTCATCTCCAATCATTTCTGGTCATGCCtcccattgttttgtttttttttaattttctttttccagtgcAATACAACACAACTGATCCATAAAATGCACAGGAAGGATATGAGAGGAAACAGCAACAGTCAAATTTTCCAGAATTTCCCTCAAATATTCCAAATGGTGCACAATTAAGTAAATCCAATAAGAACATTACACGTGaaaattcaacacatttttttatttttttatgagtaCCATTGTTTTATCGTGAACAACTCCAACATGACGGCACCGCCTTCTAGGAGAAGTGATCACCACAATGGTGAGAGAGCAGCCCTCATATTGAAAAGCTCTAATGTTTTCATAAAGATGACAAATCGTTCTGATATTTCTACATGTATTTACATGTTATTTCCCTTTTGAAACATGTTCTGTAATTGAGAAATACTGTATAAGCACGTATTAGGAATTGCAAAACTGCCTGCTGTCTAACCAGTCTGACGAGTGTACTTAGACACCAAACGCAAAGGAATAATACTGATATCAAAAAGAAACTGAGTTTatgaaggcacacacacacgcgcacacacacacacacacacacagagtacacagtAGTTACACCGAACATGTTCGTAATGGAATACTGTATAAGCACGATTAGGAATTGCAAAACTGCCGCGCAACCAGTCTGACGATGTACTAGACACCAACCAAAGGAATAATAtatatcaaaacaaacacagtttttgaacacacacacacacacacacagagtgacacatagttacacacacacgcatgcgcgcacacgcacacacacacacacagtgacacacagttacacacacacacacacacacagttgaccTTGGTACGTTTCCTCGGGGCACTACGGGGTTCTAAGCGGAGTTGCTGGGATTTTGATCGGGCGCTTGGAGGGGCAACCCTTGGGAGTCCCGACGGGAGGAGCGCCGGGGTCCTGACACCGGGAGCTCCAGCAGGGTCTGGACGGTCTGGGCGATCCGAGTCAGGCCTTCGTCTTCCAGGATCTGCTGGGGAGCACACAGGGACTCctggggaaagagaggaggggcgTTAGGATCGGCCACTAGGCTAATGCACACAGCACTCCACTCGacgtcctcacacacacacacacacacacacacactcaggattCAAAGTAGTGCTGTTTGTCAGGCCACTCAGGAAATTCTTCTGCTCCTACACTCCCTGTTTTACAATACCTGTGGGGCCGTACATTATAAACTAGCCAATGTGTGGCATTCCAGACTTTCAAAGTCTGATTGCAGCGTCAAAGCCAGGTTTCTCCATCCCTTCCATGTGCCTCTTTGTGCCAGGTCAGGCCTTAACCGAGATGGCGTTAATTCAGGTTTTGTCGCACCGCATTGAGTTTTCCTTGCATCAGTAAATGCAGAAGTAATTACAGAACTGGCTCatttcatgcatgcacacgcacaatgCTCCTAATTTTTCCAAGTTAACGGGCCACATTGTCAAATCACATGCAGCGACCAACGTCAAAATACCTGCTTTAACTGCAGTTTAGCTGGCTTAACCtcagcacacccacacccaaaaGCATGGGTCTAAACATGGCCAGGGTCTCCCACTGGACTGGGACACCTCCAACAGCAGGGAAGGACAGTGGAATTATGACTGGGGCTTCTGCAGCTGTCATGCCACTTGTGCTTCCGGGCACTTCATTGGTAGAACTACACTCTCTATGGCGGAACCTCACTCTATGGTGAAACCCCACTTTgtgaacacatgcacaggccAACAAGCACAACGCAACAAAGAGTCACCCAATCAAATGACATTAtccaacagaaaaacaacaaaaaaaaaaacaccttcattCCAAAGGAGCAGGAAAGTAAAAATGGCGGTCAGGGGAAGGGAGCAAGCAGGACAAAAAGGTGAGAAGGAGAGCTACGGATCAGTTGTGTGTGACACCACCACACCCCAGCCAAGCATGCAGGTGTATCGGAGCAAGCAGTTCAGAAACTTACctcctccacacagacacaccgcaGCACGTAAGCTAGAACGTTAAGGCTGTTaaggtttatttaaaaagaaaatacaacacacacagttaaaataTAAGGACTGCATAAATATCTTCAAATGTCATATACACTTTGGCGACATGCATcttgaaaagagaaagagaggaagaattcacaattgagagacagagagagggagggtagagagaaaagagatgtgtgcgtgtgggtgtgtgtgtgttagagagagagagagaaagagagagaggagggaaggagaaagggaggaaggaaattggaaaaacatgacaaatgcaCTCAAAAAACCTATaatttcacacatgcacagggcaATAATTAAAGGTGCTGAAAGTGATGTTTGCCCTCACTCAAAACAGTGGTAATACCCCACGCCTATATAATTACCTCACAGTGTAATTATCtctaaaaaaatcaaaaaaaaatcacagtcaTTAGAAATaaagacaacaacaaataaCAACACTGGGCATGATCagagtttcttttttaatcatttctttACAGTAGAAGAAACTAtatactcatttttttaaatatataggtataaatattacaaaatacatccgtttttttttgtttgtttaatctaTTGAAATCGGACTTGAATGTTTCTCTGCGTTAGTTGATGCGATTGCCAGTCCCACTTGCTTATGAAACGCGTTAAAGACGCGTTGGTCTTTAACTGCtgattgaataaaaataaaaaaaacaacttaatttACAGTCAACGTGCTAAAAGTACGTAACAGAACAGGAAaggaaacaaacatttaaatgatccCTTGTGATATTATTTCCCATAAGTGTCAGATGGCAAGGAGATGAttctctacaaaaaaaaaaaaacagcagacatttTCTTTCCCATAAAATGGTGAGATTTGTTCATGTTGGTGAAGATGGCGAAAATATTCAATTAAGGAAAACAAGGTACTCCAAAAGCCCTTAAGAAGTTCCTGACCATGGAGACAAAATCTCTAAAAAagggcaaaacatttttttgtataaacCAGCCCTCTTTAAAATGGAACTCTTGAATACAAGATGTACCGGAAAAATgaccttgtatttcagtcaaagaACTGCTTCTATCACACAGCTTAATTTAGAGGTAAATCTGAAGACAAACTTTGATACAATTCTGTTCGATAAGGCCACACAGTCTTATATACATTCAACTGCTTCTTTTGAAAAGACACTTGTGCACTCGCACCCATTTCTATCAACGGGCCCAACCTTCACACTGAAATGATCTCTCAAAGGGGTAAGACACAAAACTCCTTTATGatagacctgtgtgtgtgtgtgtgcgcgtgtgtgtacgcgtgtgtgtgcacgagtgagTTTGCGccatacatacaatacatacatagAGCACACAGAAGTTGTTGGTTCTGTATAGTGCATTTATCATCAAACTGCTGAAAACAGCGACTATATCAGAATTTTGCTTGACAAATGTCTgtttgacaaaacatttttagaaaaatgtgtcatttcgttatcatttttttttaacgagagtaaacatcaatcaatcataggagcgtatttttattaattattctgGGTCTTGCATCTTCGCATTAAGATCGTGGGCTCAAAAAGATGTTTAGCCTCAACAAAACTACCCACTTCAGATATCATGAATTTCACACACTGGGACGCCTTGTCAAATTTACTAGAGATGGGAAAAGTGAGTCCACGCACAGGGCTACTTCACCCTGGTTGTGCTACTGATTCCATACAACACTAAATGACTGAAATTTATTCAAAACAAACCAAGACCCCTGGCTGCTACAGAACAGCGTGTCCTCTGGCTAATCTCAGGACATCGTGAATAGAGCAGTTACCTCAACTGCCTAGTCTGGCCAGGGCTGTTGGTTCATAGGGCTCAGATTTTCCcatcataataatattttttatattatatatatatatatatacacacacacacatatatcttttttttttttaactatcaCAGCTCAAGTTTCtacctttcccccctccccactcgtagcaaataaataaaaaaggaaataactTAATTAGGCGTTTACATTGAAACAAATATGAAGGGATTTTTCAGCTGGTCTGGataacaaacaggaaaaaaaaaaaggaaaagaaaaaggaacatCAAATCAAGTCAATAAAAGCGTAGAAACATTTCTGTACCGTCTGATTGCAACAGGAAGCATTAAGACAGCTGCCCAaacgctgccccctgctggtcacagtCAACATTGAAGagatgaaacatttaaaatgcctcGGTTGTAACAGTCAAACATCGTTTTCAAACAGGGACCGCACAGGCACGCCAGGCACTTTTGTCTGCCACAATCACGTAACTGTCTGTGGTTTCGACCCCTTTTAAGAACACCAGTTACTGCAAAATGCCCCTCGGAACATGAAAATAAACCTTACAGTACATAATCCTGATTGTGGTATCGAATTGTCTGACGTACATGGCCGGCATACTCAGATCACCTGGTGCCATTCTGTGGAAGCCAATAAGGAGGCCCCATATTTCAGTTAACCTGGCCAACTTCCCTGCCtcaacactgccccctggtggttaTGTAAGGGGAAAAACTACATGTAGTTTTTGAAgcgcccttttttttttttttttttaaagagaaaattcAGAGCTTGAAATTTTAGATTATAGTGCATCATATTCTACTTGATAGCGTTGCCCTAACTGAAGGTTATATAAGGCCATTCAGAAGATGTAGTGTGACGGGCGTCAGCCATTCTGCAGTTGAAACTCTGCTGCAGTGCGCTACGTGTAATGAGTAACCGGTGGCACAACAGTACGGATATTCATTCGTCGTTATGGTGACACGAAGCGAGAAGCCGGAGTGAGCTGATATACGCGCCTGTGGTTCAGGGTCCAGTCAGCGTCGTCCGCTGCTGCGCATCAGGAAACCGGTGAGCACACGCACAGCCTACGCGCGCGGCGCACACAGCGTCCTAGCGGTCGTACCTCTCCTGTCCAGAGCTTATACGCTGAGGGTAGCTCTGCAGATCATAGTAACAGCGCGGCGTGAGctagcacgtgtgtgtgtggatccaTACAGgggagtgtgtgagactgacAGACCACAGACAAGTGCTGGgagtgtatgtacgtgtgtgtgtgtgtgtgtaagtatgtgtgtgtgcgtgtgtgtgcgcatgtggctgtgtgtgtgtgtgtgtgtgtgtgtgtgtatgtacgtgtgtgcgtgaatgtgtgtgtgtgtgtgagtgtgtgtgcgcttgggTATATGTGGGGACGTGGGGGCACGTGTAtatatcagcatgtgtgtgtgagtgcgtgtgtgtgtgtgtgtgtgcgtgcatgtggggACATGTATatcagtgtgcttgtgtgtatatatcagcgtgtatgtgtgtgagtgcgtgtgtgtgtgtgtgtatgtggggacGTGGGGCATGTGTATatatcagcgtgtgtgtgtgtatatcagtgtgtaaatcagtgtgcatgtgtgtgtatatgagtgcgtgtgtgtatatcagcatgtgcgcgtgcgtatatatcagtgtgtgtgtgtgcgtatatatcagcatgtgcgcgtgcgtatatatcagtgtgtgtgtgtgtgtgtgtgtgtgtatatcagcatgtgcgcgtgcgtataTATCAGTGTGCATACGCGCGTGAGTCAGTGTGCGCGGTACGCTAGGCAGTGAGCTGGGAGTACAGCAGGTAGAGCAGAGCCATGGCCAGGAAGTAGAAGAGCAGGAAACCGGGAGAGAGCGGcgagcagggaggagggggcggagtctcccGTCGCAGCAATGCCTCCACGGTGCCAATCACAGCGGGCAGCTTACAGCTCAGCACATCGGAGGACAGACACAGGTCCGCCTGAGGGGCACaggggcgggacgggacgggacgggggcaggggcgggatggggacgggggggtcaCAGATGATAGAGATAACAAGTGATGAAGAgatgaggggagagatggatataaaagccattaaaaaagggacaaacatggaggaaaaaaacagggggaggggcatggcGGCGAGGGCAGgatggggatggagggaggggggatcaCAGacgacagagagacagatgtgGTATGAGAACGAGTGATGAACAGATGAGGGGAGAGATAGATGTAAAAGCCAATAGAAGGGACAAACAGGGcggagagacagggggagggggcgggggggggaggcagagacaAAAACAGGAGGCAACACGGTGAGCTCAAAGCACATCGGCGAacagacaaacagcaacaacaacaacaacaacaacaacaacaacacaggtTAATGCATCCACAGCGTCTGTGAACGGAGGCAAGCTGGAGCTCTGTTTCTGCTGAAAACCAAACCCACTTCAGATAAACAGCATACcaattcacaaaaacaaaataaataaattaaaaaaaaaaaaccacactcaTTTCACACAAGGACGCAAATTAcataagaaaaaatgttttactcaaCCACACAGGGCCCAAAAGCAATTTTGAAAAGTCATTTGTGGTTTTCCGCTTGTGCAGAAACTAAACAACAACCTCCCCCAGCTGATCTCTGTTCACAACTGcagaaaatggaaagaaagccCTTATACTGGTATTCAATCAAACTCCGCTGTTCTGCCCATATTCAAACCTCACAACACCGGTATTCAATCCAACTTTACTGTTCTGCCCATATTCAAACCTCACAACACTGGTATTCAATCCAACTTTACTGTTGTGCCAATATTCAAACCTCACAACACTGGTATTCAATCCAACTTTACTGTTCTGCCAATATTCAAACCTCACAACACTGGTATTCAATCCAACTTTACTGTTCTGCCCATATTCAAACCTCACAACACTGGTATTCAATCCAACTTTACTGTTCTGCCAATATTCAAACCTCACAATACTGGTATTCAATCCAACTTTACTGTTCTGCCAATATTCAAACCTCACATGGCACGAAAGGCTCAAACTGACACTCAGAGCTCTGAAGTGTTGTGAAGTGACTTTAAAGACGTATTCCTGAAGCAAAGCTCACTTTGGCGCATGTGAAACTACAATTCAAACTTAGATCAAGAAAGCTGCCGACTAAGATAAACATTTTCGGCTGGAATGGGAAATCAGAACCGTGTCCAGAAATGAGTACGAGCATTTGTTTATAGGGGAGAGCGCCAAGGCCTTTCAGGAACAGCCAAACTGACAGAACGCTTGCAAACTGCGGAGCGTACTCCTCATAAAACACCATCGCCAAGCCTGAACGAGCCTGTACTGGACCACTGACAGCAAGCACCTGTACACATGACTCAAGTTCACCCAACGCACCCCTGAGTACAGACCTTCTGACACATCACAGGGTTTTAAACCCCAATCAGCACCCACCGAGTACAGACCTTCTGCCATCACAGACACCAACCAGTACAGACTACACAGGACTTACCCAACCACCCCGAGTACAGACCTTCTGACACATCAAAGGGTTTACACCAAGCAA
It contains:
- the si:ch211-237l4.6 gene encoding uncharacterized protein C17orf114, which codes for MGVKVLQCFPWYRRCKERNKGRQSLPEAAPVRETKPRLSSSASWGSEGEVGSGTGVYFSQKARVSFRHQMDSNINAIDATY